One part of the Brachyspira sp. SAP_772 genome encodes these proteins:
- a CDS encoding DegT/DnrJ/EryC1/StrS aminotransferase family protein yields the protein MKYMNLYRGYEKRKESIDKKIASIIERSQFVFGEELDNLEHELANYTGAKYAVGVSSGHVGLVLSLLALGFNAGEDHSKKEVIVPAMTFFSTAEAPSFLGMKVVVCDIDEYFNMDVNKLESLINKNTVAIIPVNLFGQCANYDVILDIAKKHNLFVIEDACQSFGASYKNIKSCSGKLGDIAVTSFFPAKPLGCFGDGGMVFTNDEKLYKNLKQLRHHGDEGGMIHVKLGTTGRLDNLQAGILLEKFKGFDDDMKYRRNAAKYYNDNLKDIVKVPQIAEYTESVHAQYVIQVEENRDEVRTKLSELGIPTALYYPHPIHLAPVLVKKLGYKEGDMPVSEYASKHNIALPIDNDILKEEQDMVIEALKKVLKK from the coding sequence ATGAAATATATGAATCTTTACAGAGGTTATGAGAAGAGAAAAGAGAGTATAGATAAAAAAATAGCTTCTATTATAGAGAGAAGTCAATTTGTATTTGGTGAAGAGTTAGATAATTTAGAGCATGAATTAGCAAATTACACTGGTGCTAAATATGCTGTTGGTGTTTCATCTGGGCACGTTGGATTAGTGCTTTCTCTTTTGGCATTGGGATTTAATGCTGGGGAGGATCATTCTAAAAAAGAAGTAATAGTTCCTGCAATGACATTTTTCTCTACTGCTGAGGCTCCTTCTTTTTTGGGCATGAAGGTTGTTGTTTGCGATATTGATGAGTATTTTAATATGGACGTAAACAAACTCGAAAGTCTTATTAACAAAAACACTGTTGCCATCATTCCTGTAAACTTATTTGGACAATGTGCTAATTATGATGTTATATTAGACATAGCTAAAAAGCATAATTTATTTGTGATAGAAGATGCTTGTCAGTCTTTTGGTGCTAGCTATAAAAATATAAAATCTTGTTCTGGTAAATTGGGTGATATTGCTGTTACTTCATTTTTCCCTGCTAAGCCTTTAGGTTGTTTTGGTGACGGCGGAATGGTGTTTACTAATGATGAGAAGTTATACAAAAACTTAAAACAGCTTCGTCATCATGGTGATGAGGGCGGAATGATACACGTTAAGCTTGGTACTACTGGAAGATTAGACAATTTACAGGCGGGTATTTTATTAGAGAAGTTTAAGGGCTTTGATGATGATATGAAGTATAGAAGAAATGCCGCTAAATATTATAATGACAATTTAAAAGATATAGTAAAAGTACCTCAAATAGCAGAATATACTGAAAGTGTTCATGCTCAATATGTTATACAAGTTGAAGAGAATAGAGATGAAGTGAGAACTAAATTAAGTGAACTTGGTATACCTACAGCACTTTATTATCCTCACCCTATACATTTAGCACCTGTTCTTGTTAAAAAGTTAGGTTATAAAGAAGGAGATATGCCTGTGTCTGAATATGCTTCTAAGCACAATATAGCTCTTCCTATAGATAATGATATTCTTAAAGAAGAACAAGATATGGTAATAGAAGCTTTAAAAAAAGTTCTAAAAAAATAA
- the ispE gene encoding 4-(cytidine 5'-diphospho)-2-C-methyl-D-erythritol kinase yields the protein MTELKSPCKVNLFLDITSKREDGYHLIESLFHTVDLYDIIEIKESNSFKVTTSGKYKLNDNNEDNILSRIFFFFKDNMNLKKSYKINIEKNIPNGAGLGGGSSNAGLFIKFILKELGIKENEQLIKSFSKFGADIPFFIKRGMSWVNGIGENIFHYNYILPYKIIIIYPNIHVSTKVAYSNFKTEDFNKADFLSFKSIFDNKELNFNDVYDNLYNVFENNVFTLEPKIKEYKEQMENKINKKIVMSGSGSSLFTLYDNDDKKIDDDYSILKEEFPHLDVFKLALI from the coding sequence ATGACTGAATTAAAATCTCCTTGCAAAGTAAATTTATTTTTGGATATAACTTCAAAAAGAGAAGACGGATATCATTTAATAGAATCTTTATTTCACACCGTTGATCTTTATGATATTATAGAAATAAAAGAATCAAACTCTTTCAAAGTTACAACCTCTGGAAAATATAAATTAAATGACAATAATGAAGACAATATACTTTCAAGAATATTTTTCTTTTTTAAAGACAATATGAACTTAAAAAAGAGTTATAAAATAAATATAGAAAAAAACATTCCAAACGGTGCTGGTCTTGGAGGCGGCTCTTCTAATGCTGGATTATTTATTAAGTTTATATTAAAAGAACTTGGAATAAAAGAAAATGAACAGCTAATAAAATCTTTTTCTAAGTTTGGAGCAGATATTCCATTTTTTATTAAAAGGGGAATGAGTTGGGTTAATGGAATAGGAGAGAATATTTTTCATTATAATTATATACTTCCTTATAAAATAATTATCATATACCCTAATATACATGTATCTACAAAAGTAGCTTATTCAAATTTTAAAACAGAAGATTTTAATAAGGCAGACTTTTTATCTTTCAAATCTATATTTGACAATAAAGAATTAAATTTTAATGATGTTTATGATAATCTATACAATGTATTTGAAAATAATGTATTTACTCTTGAGCCAAAAATAAAAGAATATAAAGAGCAAATGGAAAACAAAATAAATAAAAAAATAGTTATGAGCGGTTCTGGTTCTTCTTTATTTACTTTATATGATAACGATGATAAAAAAATAGATGATGATTATAGTATATTGAAAGAGGAATTTCCTCATTTAGATGTATTTAAATTAGCATTAATTTAA